A window of the Natronomonas salina genome harbors these coding sequences:
- a CDS encoding thiamine pyrophosphate-binding protein — translation MANSYTGADLFVDALEQYGVQHVFGNPGTTELPIMNALSHSDLEYVLGLQEDVATGMAAGYASTRRYHADDDPDVNPVGVVNLHVTPGLAHGLGNVFGAMYGGAPVVVTAGNHELDFRHEEPILTGDLERLVDQFCKMSAEVTHVDSLPMLLRRAFRVALTPPTGPVFLALPADVMQTETDRTPERLGPIPDAGRGDPQQIEAAADYFVEADQPVLVLGDHVARAGKQAVDAAIELAEAAGARVHGEILASEVNYPTEHDHWISFMAADEGLASMMMDTDTLALVGTSTNTTLLRHENPLVDEDTTTIQISSDPWEVGKNHPADAAVVGDPGHVMGEIAERVDDRLDDEEQEARADYVQTMKQSLAGTMQDIGEDEKPEGDERSSKAELVDNMIEVDDEVYIVDEGVTSKFAMLTRFPFDKEQYLSNKGGGLGYGLPAAVGAAFAESIQDDPRTVVGYVGDGSYLYYPHSIYSAARHDLDLTVVVSDNRNYRILKNNTLKMLGGEEADYDFVGMDFDPHVDIPKNAESHGARGHLVETPEAFPDVYEEALESSGTDVIDVLVHD, via the coding sequence ATGGCAAATTCCTACACGGGAGCGGATCTCTTCGTCGACGCACTCGAGCAGTACGGCGTCCAGCACGTCTTCGGCAATCCCGGGACGACGGAGCTGCCCATCATGAACGCGCTCTCCCACAGCGACCTGGAGTACGTCCTCGGCCTCCAGGAGGACGTCGCCACGGGGATGGCCGCCGGCTACGCCTCCACCCGCCGCTACCACGCCGACGACGACCCCGACGTCAACCCCGTCGGCGTCGTCAACCTCCACGTCACGCCCGGCCTCGCCCACGGGCTCGGCAACGTCTTCGGCGCGATGTACGGCGGCGCCCCGGTCGTCGTCACCGCCGGCAACCACGAACTGGACTTCCGGCACGAGGAGCCCATCCTGACCGGCGATCTCGAGCGACTCGTCGACCAGTTCTGCAAGATGTCCGCGGAAGTCACCCACGTCGACTCGCTGCCGATGCTGCTACGCCGGGCGTTCCGTGTCGCGCTGACGCCGCCGACCGGTCCCGTCTTCCTCGCGCTTCCGGCGGACGTGATGCAGACCGAGACCGACCGCACGCCCGAACGCCTCGGCCCGATCCCGGACGCCGGCCGCGGCGACCCCCAGCAGATCGAGGCCGCCGCCGACTACTTCGTCGAGGCCGACCAGCCCGTGCTGGTGCTGGGCGACCACGTCGCCCGCGCCGGCAAGCAGGCCGTCGACGCCGCCATCGAACTGGCCGAGGCTGCCGGCGCGCGCGTCCACGGCGAGATCCTCGCCAGCGAGGTGAACTACCCCACGGAACACGACCACTGGATCTCCTTCATGGCCGCCGACGAGGGGCTGGCCTCGATGATGATGGACACCGACACGCTGGCGCTGGTCGGCACCTCCACGAACACGACGCTGCTCCGCCACGAGAACCCGCTCGTCGACGAGGACACGACGACCATCCAGATCTCCAGCGACCCCTGGGAGGTCGGGAAGAACCACCCCGCCGACGCCGCCGTCGTCGGCGACCCCGGCCACGTGATGGGCGAGATCGCCGAGCGCGTCGACGACCGCCTGGACGACGAGGAGCAGGAAGCCCGTGCCGACTACGTCCAGACAATGAAGCAGTCGCTGGCGGGGACGATGCAGGACATCGGCGAGGACGAGAAACCCGAGGGCGACGAGCGCTCCTCGAAGGCCGAACTCGTCGACAACATGATCGAGGTCGACGACGAGGTCTACATCGTCGACGAGGGGGTCACCTCCAAGTTCGCGATGCTCACCCGCTTCCCGTTCGACAAGGAGCAGTACCTCTCGAACAAGGGCGGCGGTCTCGGCTACGGCCTCCCGGCGGCCGTCGGCGCCGCCTTCGCCGAGTCCATCCAGGACGACCCCCGGACCGTCGTCGGCTACGTCGGCGACGGCTCGTACCTCTACTACCCCCACTCCATCTACTCCGCCGCCCGGCACGACCTCGACCTGACGGTCGTCGTCTCCGACAACCGCAACTACCGGATCCTCAAGAACAACACGCTGAAGATGCTCGGCGGGGAGGAAGCGGACTACGACTTCGTGGGGATGGACTTCGACCCCCACGTCGACATCCCGAAGAACGCCGAGAGCCACGGCGCCCGCGGCCACCTCGTCGAGACGCCCGAGGCGTTCCCCGACGTCTACGAGGAGGCCCTGGAGTCGAGCGGCACCGACGTCATCGACGTGCTCGTCCACGACTGA
- a CDS encoding TAXI family TRAP transporter solute-binding subunit — protein sequence MAGNQPLRGTTRRRFLTATGTGVGALALAGCSGGGNGDDGGSDEYERVSVGYGEQGSAMNEGRLDVGVGTYLNFQIAPGWLQDMMAQVDLRILGVPDDVLEDWEGDDRLLVQSFPGEELENAAYIPDEVHCPTFAYNFVTRNDLDYDTVYEFMTTLYENRDQLGEYSAVLERLENEEFWLENMYDGVPFHPAAADFYQENGLWSDEFERADEPDEQVGGSQDGEAQFRMRTSGSTTSAYAANQGMAAVVNENTDEVFVEAQTSPGTEANMGALNNEEAESVYIQNWSAQDVRDGNEPYDNLNFEMTQVMHFYDLPWFFCTANEGWETLADIESGSSISPTPSGSGTAPALEHALGYVFD from the coding sequence ATGGCAGGTAACCAGCCACTGCGCGGGACGACGCGTCGACGCTTCCTGACGGCGACCGGCACCGGAGTCGGGGCGCTCGCCCTCGCCGGCTGCTCCGGCGGTGGCAACGGTGACGACGGCGGTAGCGACGAATACGAGCGCGTCAGCGTCGGCTACGGCGAACAGGGCAGCGCGATGAACGAGGGTCGCCTGGACGTCGGCGTCGGGACCTACCTCAACTTCCAGATCGCGCCCGGCTGGTTGCAGGACATGATGGCCCAGGTCGACCTCCGCATCCTCGGCGTCCCGGACGACGTCCTCGAGGACTGGGAGGGCGACGACCGGCTACTCGTCCAGTCGTTCCCCGGCGAGGAACTCGAGAACGCGGCGTACATCCCGGACGAGGTCCACTGTCCGACCTTCGCGTACAACTTCGTCACGCGGAACGACCTCGACTACGACACGGTCTACGAGTTCATGACGACGCTGTACGAGAACCGCGACCAGCTGGGCGAGTACAGCGCCGTCCTCGAGCGCCTCGAGAACGAGGAGTTCTGGCTCGAGAACATGTACGATGGGGTCCCGTTCCACCCGGCGGCTGCCGACTTCTACCAGGAGAACGGCCTCTGGAGCGACGAATTCGAGCGCGCCGACGAACCCGACGAGCAGGTCGGCGGCTCCCAGGACGGCGAGGCGCAGTTCCGGATGCGGACGTCCGGGTCGACGACCTCCGCCTACGCGGCGAACCAGGGGATGGCCGCCGTGGTCAACGAGAACACCGACGAGGTGTTCGTCGAGGCCCAGACCAGCCCCGGCACCGAGGCCAACATGGGCGCGCTGAACAACGAGGAGGCCGAGAGCGTCTACATCCAGAACTGGTCGGCCCAGGACGTCCGTGACGGCAACGAGCCGTACGACAACCTGAACTTCGAGATGACCCAGGTCATGCACTTCTACGACCTCCCGTGGTTCTTCTGTACGGCCAACGAGGGCTGGGAGACGCTCGCGGACATCGAGTCCGGGAGTTCCATCTCGCCCACGCCGAGCGGTTCGGGGACGGCACCGGCGCTCGAACACGCACTGGGATACGTCTTCGACTGA
- a CDS encoding CaiB/BaiF CoA transferase family protein yields the protein MRLDGVRVLDLTRLLPGPYATQLLADAGADVVKVEDTGAGDYARHMPPTTDEGVGAVFDAVNRGKRSVALDLKSDAGQEAFYELVADADVVIESFRPGVTERLGVDYETLTEYREDLVYCSLTGYGQEGPHADRVGHDLNYIGLAGLLDMTRDDDDEKPRTPGYQIADMAGGLLAAFSVCSALLSRELGNSGGEYLDVALTDAVVSFSQAIAPEALRGEDPRPGETALTGEYPWYDVYEAKDGQYVTLGALEPQFWAAFCEAVDRPDLAGKHMTGDPAERQAVREELEELFAERTRDEWAEAMADVDAAVDGVYRPAETFDHPQIEARGYVERPEDGSPRVGFPLCGSDVPDAGAIDPPGHGEHTDELLRDAGLDDESIDRLRDEGAIN from the coding sequence ATGCGACTCGATGGCGTTCGCGTGCTCGACCTCACGCGACTGCTCCCCGGCCCGTACGCGACGCAGCTGCTCGCCGACGCCGGCGCCGACGTGGTGAAAGTGGAGGACACCGGCGCGGGCGACTACGCGAGACACATGCCCCCGACGACCGACGAGGGCGTCGGCGCCGTCTTCGACGCCGTCAACCGCGGCAAGCGAAGCGTCGCCCTCGACCTCAAGAGCGACGCCGGCCAGGAGGCGTTCTACGAACTCGTCGCCGACGCCGACGTCGTCATCGAGAGCTTCCGGCCCGGCGTCACCGAACGGCTCGGCGTCGACTACGAAACGCTCACCGAGTACCGCGAGGACCTCGTCTACTGCTCGCTGACCGGCTACGGCCAGGAGGGCCCCCACGCCGACCGCGTCGGCCACGACCTCAACTACATCGGCCTCGCCGGGCTGCTCGACATGACCCGCGACGACGACGACGAGAAACCGCGAACCCCCGGCTACCAGATCGCCGACATGGCCGGCGGGCTGCTCGCCGCGTTCTCGGTGTGCTCGGCGCTGCTCTCTCGGGAACTCGGCAACTCCGGCGGCGAGTACCTCGACGTCGCGCTCACCGACGCCGTCGTCTCCTTCTCGCAGGCGATAGCTCCCGAGGCGCTGCGCGGCGAGGACCCTCGCCCCGGCGAGACCGCGCTCACCGGCGAGTATCCCTGGTACGACGTCTACGAGGCCAAGGACGGCCAGTACGTCACCCTCGGCGCCCTCGAGCCGCAGTTCTGGGCCGCGTTCTGCGAGGCCGTCGACCGCCCCGACCTCGCGGGCAAGCACATGACCGGGGACCCTGCCGAGCGGCAGGCCGTCCGCGAGGAACTGGAGGAACTCTTCGCGGAGCGGACCCGCGACGAGTGGGCCGAGGCGATGGCCGACGTGGACGCCGCCGTCGACGGCGTCTACCGGCCGGCGGAGACGTTCGACCACCCGCAGATCGAGGCCCGCGGCTACGTCGAACGTCCCGAGGACGGCTCCCCGCGTGTCGGGTTCCCGCTCTGCGGGTCCGACGTACCGGATGCTGGCGCCATCGACCCGCCGGGACACGGGGAACACACCGACGAACTCCTGCGAGACGCCGGACTGGACGACGAGTCCATCGACCGGCTCCGCGACGAAGGCGCGATCAACTGA
- a CDS encoding DMT family transporter has translation MSRAYAATMFAALAVMWGLSFPAISVGLEYLPPLLFAAFRYDVAAVLLLGYAVATTDTWRPVGWNNVSAILGGGAFLIAGNGLLFIGQQTVPSGVAAILQALVPILTALWALALLGERLSAVGAVGAGLGFLGVGLIVQPDPNNLLAGDTVGRLIIVGQVVLVSLGGVIVQRAGPTMERVALTGWSMLVGGLLLHAFSLGAGELPGASALSSTAVGAVVYLGVFSTALAFLIYFTFLEERGAFETSLVAYLVPVVATVAGVFLLDETIGLLSVAGFVVVFVGFALLKRHALVDLVGAGVS, from the coding sequence GTGTCCAGGGCCTACGCCGCCACGATGTTCGCCGCCCTCGCCGTGATGTGGGGCCTCTCCTTCCCGGCCATCTCCGTCGGCCTCGAGTACCTCCCGCCGCTGCTGTTCGCGGCGTTCCGCTACGACGTCGCCGCCGTGCTCCTCCTGGGCTACGCCGTCGCGACGACCGACACCTGGCGGCCGGTCGGGTGGAACAACGTCTCGGCCATCCTCGGGGGCGGCGCGTTCCTCATCGCCGGCAACGGGCTGCTGTTCATCGGCCAGCAGACCGTCCCCAGCGGCGTCGCCGCGATCCTGCAGGCGCTCGTCCCGATCCTCACCGCGCTGTGGGCGCTCGCACTGCTCGGCGAGCGTCTCTCGGCGGTCGGCGCGGTCGGCGCCGGCCTCGGCTTCCTCGGCGTCGGGCTCATCGTCCAGCCCGACCCGAACAACCTGCTGGCCGGCGACACCGTCGGCCGACTCATCATCGTCGGCCAGGTGGTCCTGGTCTCCCTCGGCGGCGTCATCGTCCAGCGGGCCGGCCCCACCATGGAACGGGTCGCGCTGACCGGCTGGTCGATGCTCGTCGGCGGACTCCTCCTGCACGCCTTCAGCCTCGGCGCCGGCGAGCTGCCCGGAGCGAGCGCGCTGTCGTCGACCGCCGTCGGCGCCGTCGTCTACCTGGGCGTCTTCTCGACGGCGCTGGCGTTCCTCATCTACTTCACGTTCCTCGAGGAGCGCGGCGCCTTCGAGACGAGCCTCGTGGCCTACCTCGTCCCGGTCGTGGCGACCGTCGCCGGGGTCTTCCTGCTCGACGAGACCATCGGCCTCCTCTCCGTCGCCGGGTTCGTCGTGGTCTTCGTCGGCTTCGCGTTGCTGAAACGCCACGCGCTGGTCGACCTCGTCGGCGCCGGCGTCAGTTGA
- a CDS encoding TRAP transporter permease: MSVTTRFADDAGPKSVLDAIVSLLGVSLTLFTVGYATTLVFNLPTFDQVEAYMNIFLGIGLALFYLHYASERFDADNWPPHTPAGSRSALDRVRDGYARIDPFVAVALALLALAATGYVHYHFERLMEDVFLQGHTQVDYYVGVVLIVLAIDSTRRAFGNVIAAFAVLSVLYSHSLVGPEMPGALRHTGFTWQQISRTGAIEITGVYHETLMRIGATWVAIFIMFAGIAKAFGLMDFVLDVGSELGTSLRTGVVQIAVVASMIMGSITGSAAANTATTGSFTIPMLKEQGVQDDFAAAIEAVASAGGQMLPPVMGVAAFIMADLLDVPYVDIIQAGTIPAMLFYLSVGVGVHYTVLKHGWISEDLDSFEWRMLAEGAHFLIPLCVLLYTLIWLRYSPMTAGMYSIFTIVGVVAIRNAYSRGISAESAKTTAAQTVDGLRQGGVDMAPLIGVLAAMGLIVQLLEGTGLTQRVGTLIISLGGGSLIVVLLLAMVASVLFGLGMPTPAAYILVVILVAPGVIEMGVPDIATHMFVFYFAMLSAITPPVAISVAVGSRIADTSFTRSCVQALRLGAPGFVIPYAFVANDSLIYWSVPDTLIQFPLVLSGTIGLIVAMVGYDGAHDLAYHWRAGYVVLAFGAMFGSVVHFGLQVAAAVVLGAALIYGSFVAETEIGGASTQVGD, from the coding sequence ATGTCCGTAACCACCCGGTTCGCGGACGACGCGGGTCCGAAGTCGGTGCTCGACGCCATCGTGTCGCTGCTGGGCGTCTCGCTGACGCTGTTCACCGTCGGGTACGCGACCACGCTGGTGTTCAACCTCCCGACGTTCGACCAGGTGGAGGCGTACATGAACATCTTCCTGGGGATCGGTCTGGCGCTCTTCTACCTCCACTACGCGAGCGAGCGGTTCGACGCCGACAACTGGCCGCCCCACACCCCGGCAGGCTCCAGGTCGGCGCTCGACCGCGTCCGGGACGGGTACGCGCGGATCGACCCGTTCGTGGCCGTCGCCCTGGCGCTGCTGGCCCTCGCCGCGACGGGCTACGTCCACTACCACTTCGAGCGGCTCATGGAGGACGTCTTCCTGCAGGGCCACACCCAGGTCGACTACTACGTCGGCGTCGTCCTCATCGTGCTGGCCATCGACTCGACGCGGCGGGCCTTCGGGAACGTCATCGCGGCGTTCGCGGTGCTGTCTGTCCTGTACTCCCACTCGCTCGTCGGCCCCGAGATGCCGGGCGCGCTCCGGCACACCGGCTTCACGTGGCAGCAGATCTCCCGGACCGGCGCCATCGAGATCACCGGCGTCTACCACGAGACGCTGATGCGGATCGGCGCGACGTGGGTCGCCATCTTCATCATGTTCGCCGGCATCGCGAAGGCGTTCGGGCTGATGGACTTCGTCCTCGACGTCGGGAGCGAACTCGGGACCAGCCTCCGGACGGGCGTCGTCCAGATCGCCGTCGTGGCGAGCATGATCATGGGCTCGATCACCGGGAGCGCGGCGGCGAACACGGCCACGACGGGGAGCTTCACCATCCCGATGCTGAAGGAGCAGGGCGTCCAGGACGACTTCGCGGCCGCCATCGAGGCGGTCGCCTCGGCCGGCGGACAGATGCTCCCGCCCGTGATGGGCGTCGCCGCCTTCATCATGGCCGACCTGCTCGACGTCCCGTACGTCGACATCATCCAGGCCGGCACCATCCCCGCGATGCTGTTCTACCTCAGCGTCGGGGTCGGCGTCCACTACACCGTGCTCAAGCACGGCTGGATCTCCGAGGACCTCGACTCCTTCGAGTGGCGGATGCTCGCGGAGGGGGCGCACTTCCTCATCCCGCTCTGCGTCCTGCTGTACACGCTCATCTGGCTGCGGTACTCGCCGATGACGGCGGGGATGTACTCCATCTTCACCATCGTCGGCGTCGTCGCCATCAGGAACGCCTACTCCCGGGGGATCTCCGCGGAGTCGGCGAAGACGACCGCCGCCCAGACCGTCGACGGACTCCGGCAGGGCGGCGTCGACATGGCGCCGCTCATCGGCGTCCTCGCCGCGATGGGCCTCATCGTCCAGTTGCTGGAGGGGACCGGCCTCACCCAGCGGGTCGGGACGCTCATCATCAGCCTCGGCGGCGGCTCGCTGATCGTCGTCCTGCTGCTGGCGATGGTCGCGTCGGTGCTCTTCGGACTGGGGATGCCGACGCCCGCGGCCTACATCCTGGTGGTCATCCTGGTCGCCCCGGGCGTCATCGAGATGGGCGTTCCGGACATCGCGACCCACATGTTCGTCTTCTACTTCGCGATGCTGTCGGCGATCACGCCGCCGGTCGCCATCTCGGTGGCCGTCGGCTCCCGCATCGCCGACACCAGCTTCACGCGCTCCTGCGTGCAGGCGCTCCGGCTCGGGGCCCCCGGGTTCGTCATCCCCTACGCCTTCGTGGCGAACGACAGCCTCATCTACTGGTCGGTCCCGGACACGCTCATCCAGTTCCCGCTGGTCCTGTCTGGGACGATCGGACTAATCGTGGCCATGGTCGGCTACGACGGCGCCCACGACCTGGCGTACCACTGGCGGGCCGGCTACGTCGTGCTGGCCTTCGGCGCGATGTTCGGCAGCGTCGTCCACTTCGGCCTGCAGGTGGCCGCCGCAGTCGTCCTCGGGGCGGCGCTGATCTACGGGAGCTTCGTCGCCGAGACGGAGATCGGCGGGGCGTCGACGCAGGTCGGCGACTAG